From Spirosoma aerolatum, one genomic window encodes:
- a CDS encoding DUF3108 domain-containing protein: protein MKKLLISIGILSVLSTGFMALNTYRRVVNTSFGPGEHLEYRVHYGFLNAAEAIVDVSPTLYKVNDRPCYRVNVDGRTVGAFDLVTRIRDTWRSYIDTAAILPQKFYTNLQENNYRKEENITFNHETNTVKAEERTEKDVFKVPDNVHDLISGYYFLRTIDFNRIGNGQVLEVPAFYDDTVYNMKVRYRGKAVIKTKQGKINVIKLNPVLPSNKLFKEEESIRIFVSDDANKVPVKVEVDFWVGAMVMDLRQNSGLKQPLKFF, encoded by the coding sequence ATGAAGAAGTTATTGATCAGCATTGGTATTCTTTCGGTCCTGAGCACTGGCTTTATGGCGTTAAACACCTATCGCCGTGTTGTCAATACGAGTTTTGGCCCCGGTGAACACCTCGAATATCGAGTCCATTATGGTTTTCTGAACGCGGCAGAAGCCATTGTCGACGTTAGCCCAACTTTATACAAAGTCAATGATCGCCCTTGCTACCGCGTGAATGTCGACGGCCGAACCGTAGGGGCATTCGATCTGGTTACGCGCATCCGGGACACTTGGCGCTCATACATCGACACAGCCGCCATTCTTCCCCAGAAATTTTATACGAATCTTCAGGAAAACAATTACCGGAAAGAGGAAAATATTACGTTTAATCACGAAACGAATACGGTAAAAGCCGAAGAGCGCACCGAAAAAGATGTGTTTAAAGTGCCTGATAACGTACACGACCTAATCAGCGGCTATTACTTCCTGCGAACGATCGATTTCAACCGAATTGGCAATGGGCAGGTTCTTGAAGTACCTGCTTTTTACGACGACACGGTTTACAATATGAAGGTTCGGTATCGTGGTAAAGCGGTCATCAAAACCAAACAAGGTAAGATCAATGTTATCAAACTAAACCCGGTTCTGCCCTCCAACAAGCTTTTTAAAGAAGAAGAGTCTATTCGCATCTTCGTTTCCGACGATGCGAATAAAGTACCGGTAAAAGTAGAAGTTGATTTCTGGGTTGGCGCAATGGTTATGGATTTGCGTCAGAACAGTGGCCTGAAACAGCCTCTTAAATTCTTCTGA
- a CDS encoding SdrD B-like domain-containing protein — protein sequence MPPSAYDRTNTIEPKRLRGYIDKTVYSVGAKTSNQKASTKAAAVDDNSCGLTLHLSETGCYSVSGVSKVTVSAEIGWSNIPDGGVVTVQLGSESKTFTTRDISTTSNADVHTPQVVAFQVNADGSPAAVTVSYNAGGTNCSVTETITKPEACPPLTCLGLGGTVFKDFNADGIHQSGEATGLPDITVRAITKSGAIYTTSTDSIGKYTLSVPQLEYPVRIEFSDIPTYAGSGTPNGADGRTTVQFVNSPDCQVDLGVLNAQEYCQTDPLIMLPCFVNGDPLTNGSTSGTLDALIAFPYSSRGNKNMSVMKELATASQVGSLWGTTYSKFTKRLYTSAVLRRHVGLGPAGLGGVYVTDMSNPTTLSPANTSLYVDLTTLGIDLGTIPSNSGRGLEGLPIAASHDPDSFTAIGKVGIGDMDLSEDGSLLWFTNLHDGKLYSLRVPASGTPGPSDWVAHPLPDDHVCTSGIRRIWGLKTYQGKVYVGAVCDASASKDKSDLRAIVYAYTPGTGNSLGSGGTYQIIFDFPLTYPKGAPDRTDFSIRGWYPWEDSFSNFVVVNTGEYFIMHPQPILANIEFDIDGSMVLGFTDRSGLQLGFQNFSDNGGDTKHYSNISGGDLLRAYFSNGTFILENGGKAGPNVGSSTNNNQGPGGGEFYNDDFYYSGQGLVHSENANGALAIRPGSGEVVASTMDPLNNQSWSGGVRFLSNSTGTHTTGDNATSSFVVYRTVDGDGGTLGKATGLGGVGLACDLPTYLQVGNRVWLDSDHDGEQDPDEVGLPGVNVALLQNGNVIATTTTDAVGEYYFTYTPTSSTVPGSTTALLPNSSYQIAFGTGGQFVDTLLTAGGGRYHLTVANAAGGNRNDLNDSDAQITPFASFTAPTISITTSYSGTVDHSFDVGFYCLPTSIASVSVTAATCPVSSITANSDAQIIVSGIINGDKTFLYTTAIPPAYTAVGNSRTVVSGSVSYTGLANPVSSSGTSYSVIVYNGPYCYEIVPAFLPYNNCIPTIGLAVTPGTCNTLTNEYTLTGIMSLSNSITDTAILTDGNVTTNVPITVGDISVPFSLSGFSSGSGPHSLSASYAGQVFSLTYTPPSSCTVAADVQVTFAVVCAGQPATLTASGCATGQINWSAGTTPDSGTSVTVSTAGLINITSPTVLTYTATCTIGNSVTSAVASVTVNPQPTATLNSATICNGQSASLTATGGTSYTLLPNNVVNSTGEFTVSPTTQASYTVIVGNASGCIASATGTVTVNSLPVATLSSVTLCSGQTISLTATGGSSYTLLPDNTVNTTGMFAITPVGNTVYTAVVGTSSGCTATAEGTVTVNPLPTIGNIYSNCSGPGSYTIVLDNISNTTVGPLTYELVQGSSFDAGVAVTSGKTLLPVNGILSPIQSPGIYWIRVYNETDCYAETSVDIQACECPTGTCVPILIKIAKRPSR from the coding sequence GTGCCGCCATCAGCCTATGACCGAACAAACACAATAGAGCCGAAGCGCTTGCGAGGGTATATAGATAAGACAGTTTATTCGGTTGGCGCGAAAACGAGTAATCAGAAGGCATCTACCAAAGCCGCAGCCGTTGACGATAATAGCTGTGGTTTGACCTTGCACCTTAGCGAAACAGGTTGTTATTCCGTCAGCGGAGTCAGTAAGGTAACTGTTAGTGCTGAAATTGGCTGGTCGAATATTCCTGATGGGGGTGTAGTTACCGTTCAGTTAGGGAGTGAAAGTAAAACCTTTACTACCCGCGATATTTCGACCACTTCAAACGCCGATGTACATACCCCACAAGTAGTTGCGTTTCAGGTTAATGCCGATGGAAGCCCCGCTGCTGTAACAGTTAGCTATAACGCAGGCGGAACAAACTGCTCGGTAACCGAAACGATCACGAAGCCTGAAGCCTGTCCACCGCTTACCTGTTTAGGTTTGGGTGGTACTGTTTTCAAGGACTTTAATGCAGATGGTATTCATCAGAGTGGAGAAGCCACTGGATTGCCTGATATTACGGTTCGGGCCATTACAAAATCGGGAGCCATATACACAACATCGACCGACTCGATTGGTAAGTATACCCTGTCTGTTCCACAGTTGGAGTATCCGGTTCGGATTGAATTTAGTGATATACCAACCTATGCCGGTAGTGGGACTCCAAACGGAGCGGATGGCCGGACCACGGTTCAGTTTGTTAATTCACCCGACTGTCAGGTAGATCTGGGTGTACTCAATGCGCAGGAATACTGTCAGACCGACCCCCTGATTATGCTACCTTGTTTTGTTAATGGAGATCCGTTAACGAACGGTTCTACGTCTGGCACTCTTGATGCACTTATTGCTTTTCCGTACTCCTCCCGTGGCAATAAGAATATGAGTGTTATGAAGGAACTCGCTACGGCTAGCCAGGTTGGGTCGTTGTGGGGCACTACGTATAGTAAGTTTACAAAACGGTTATATACGAGTGCTGTGCTACGTAGGCATGTGGGTCTGGGGCCGGCTGGTTTGGGTGGTGTTTATGTTACGGATATGTCGAATCCGACGACACTAAGCCCTGCCAATACAAGTTTATATGTAGACCTTACCACGCTGGGTATTGATTTGGGAACAATCCCATCGAACAGTGGACGCGGTTTGGAAGGGTTACCCATCGCTGCCAGCCACGACCCCGATTCATTTACCGCCATTGGGAAAGTAGGTATCGGCGATATGGACCTTTCCGAAGATGGATCACTACTGTGGTTTACGAATCTGCACGATGGGAAATTATATTCGCTTCGAGTACCTGCTTCGGGAACGCCGGGGCCCAGCGATTGGGTTGCTCACCCGTTGCCAGATGATCATGTGTGTACAAGTGGTATCCGCCGGATCTGGGGATTAAAAACCTATCAGGGCAAGGTATATGTAGGCGCTGTTTGCGATGCATCGGCTAGTAAAGACAAGAGTGATCTGCGGGCTATTGTATATGCCTATACACCCGGTACGGGTAACAGTCTGGGGAGTGGAGGGACGTACCAGATAATATTTGATTTTCCGCTGACCTACCCCAAAGGTGCCCCCGACCGTACGGATTTCAGCATACGCGGCTGGTATCCCTGGGAAGATTCCTTTTCCAATTTTGTGGTCGTTAATACAGGCGAGTATTTCATTATGCATCCGCAGCCTATCCTTGCCAATATTGAGTTTGATATTGATGGATCTATGGTATTGGGTTTCACAGATCGTTCGGGGCTTCAACTTGGCTTCCAGAATTTTAGTGATAATGGTGGTGATACAAAGCATTACAGTAATATTAGTGGCGGAGATCTGCTTAGGGCTTATTTTAGTAATGGCACATTTATCCTGGAAAACGGCGGTAAGGCAGGGCCAAACGTAGGTTCGAGTACAAATAACAATCAGGGCCCAGGCGGAGGTGAGTTTTACAACGACGACTTCTATTATTCGGGACAAGGTTTGGTGCACTCCGAAAATGCCAATGGTGCTTTGGCCATCCGACCAGGTTCGGGCGAAGTAGTCGCTTCGACCATGGATCCGCTCAATAACCAGTCCTGGTCGGGAGGGGTACGTTTTCTGAGCAATTCAACGGGAACCCATACGACCGGGGATAATGCAACCAGTTCATTTGTGGTGTATAGAACAGTAGATGGCGATGGCGGAACGCTAGGCAAAGCCACGGGACTGGGTGGGGTTGGCCTTGCCTGTGACTTACCGACGTATTTACAGGTTGGTAACCGGGTCTGGCTTGATAGCGACCACGATGGTGAACAGGACCCAGATGAAGTTGGTTTACCCGGCGTTAATGTTGCCTTGTTACAGAATGGGAATGTGATTGCAACGACTACGACCGATGCGGTTGGCGAATATTATTTTACCTACACGCCCACTTCATCGACCGTACCTGGATCAACAACCGCTCTTTTGCCCAACTCGTCGTATCAGATTGCGTTTGGTACAGGAGGGCAGTTTGTAGATACGTTACTGACGGCGGGTGGTGGAAGGTATCATCTGACTGTGGCCAATGCAGCTGGGGGCAATCGAAATGATCTGAACGACTCAGATGCCCAGATAACCCCATTCGCCAGCTTTACAGCACCGACAATTAGTATAACAACCAGCTATAGTGGCACTGTAGATCATAGTTTCGACGTCGGTTTTTACTGCCTACCGACCTCCATAGCCAGTGTATCCGTAACCGCAGCCACTTGCCCGGTCAGTAGTATAACCGCCAATAGCGATGCGCAGATTATTGTTAGTGGTATAATTAATGGGGATAAAACCTTTTTGTATACCACCGCTATTCCGCCTGCCTATACTGCAGTTGGTAACAGCCGTACGGTAGTAAGTGGCAGTGTTAGCTATACCGGGTTAGCTAATCCCGTTAGCAGCAGTGGTACCAGTTATTCTGTCATTGTGTACAACGGACCGTATTGTTATGAGATCGTTCCGGCTTTCCTGCCTTATAATAACTGTATACCAACGATCGGACTGGCCGTAACCCCTGGTACGTGTAATACACTCACCAACGAGTATACACTTACCGGCATAATGTCGCTCAGTAATTCGATAACCGATACCGCTATTCTGACCGATGGGAATGTAACGACAAATGTACCCATAACTGTGGGTGATATTTCTGTACCCTTCTCGTTGAGTGGCTTTTCATCGGGATCAGGGCCTCATTCGCTGAGTGCAAGCTATGCAGGACAGGTATTTAGCCTGACGTATACGCCACCGTCAAGTTGTACGGTAGCGGCTGATGTTCAGGTGACATTCGCAGTCGTTTGCGCTGGTCAACCGGCCACCCTTACCGCCAGTGGGTGCGCTACAGGTCAGATCAACTGGTCGGCCGGAACCACCCCTGACAGTGGTACATCGGTAACGGTTTCAACGGCTGGGCTTATCAATATCACCAGCCCTACGGTATTGACGTACACGGCAACCTGTACCATTGGCAACAGCGTCACATCCGCCGTCGCAAGTGTTACGGTAAACCCCCAACCAACAGCTACGTTAAATAGTGCGACGATTTGCAACGGCCAGTCGGCCAGTCTGACCGCTACAGGCGGAACCAGTTACACCCTTCTTCCCAATAATGTAGTAAATAGTACTGGCGAGTTTACAGTAAGCCCCACTACCCAAGCTTCCTATACGGTAATTGTGGGCAACGCAAGTGGCTGTATAGCTAGTGCAACAGGGACCGTGACGGTAAATTCGTTACCTGTTGCTACACTGAGTAGCGTTACACTCTGTAGTGGGCAAACCATTAGCTTAACCGCTACGGGTGGTAGTAGCTATACATTGTTACCCGATAATACGGTGAACACAACGGGTATGTTTGCGATTACGCCCGTCGGCAATACGGTATATACAGCCGTTGTGGGTACTAGTAGCGGTTGTACGGCAACGGCTGAGGGTACAGTCACAGTGAATCCATTGCCAACGATTGGAAACATTTATTCCAACTGCAGTGGACCAGGATCATACACGATTGTTTTAGATAATATCTCCAATACAACAGTAGGACCATTGACCTATGAATTGGTACAAGGTAGCTCATTCGATGCGGGGGTAGCGGTAACGTCGGGTAAAACACTGTTGCCTGTAAATGGCATACTGAGTCCAATCCAGTCGCCAGGTATTTATTGGATACGGGTCTACAATGAAACGGATTGTTATGCCGAAACCTCGGTTGATATACAGGCATGTGAATGCCCAACCGGTACGTGCGTACCCATTCTGATAAAAATAGCCAAGCGGCCAAGCCGGTGA
- a CDS encoding GNAT family N-acetyltransferase produces MSNTPQLIPRQQIDVRAWDACVADSPQRIIYGYSWYLDAVLPSPRWLWVGIILVDAMGQYQAVMPVPLRRKCVAGIPYKWVVHQPFFCQFLAVFSRDATLEARPFFQLLTDSFSYGSIYSIRQPTHELSSFDRVRQSSTHVLRLTPDYKAVYSQYSRDRKMNLHRAEAANWIFVESSDPEPLLELFRRHHARLIDGGVPAWAYDILRNLSRELIQRNCGHIRYAVRGGHIEAGALFVQEGGRIIYLFNAASEAGRKGNARTLLIDRMIQDNIDSRQEATPWLLDFESPEKSSVRNFYRSFGAIEQSFQLVHWNHLHQLEQMAAAVRQFVKSIVCDIVRAKLK; encoded by the coding sequence TTGTCTAACACTCCCCAGCTTATTCCTCGCCAACAGATCGACGTTCGAGCCTGGGATGCCTGCGTTGCGGACTCTCCACAGCGGATTATTTATGGGTATTCATGGTATCTGGATGCTGTATTGCCATCGCCCCGATGGTTGTGGGTGGGCATTATCCTGGTAGATGCTATGGGCCAGTATCAGGCGGTTATGCCGGTTCCATTGCGACGGAAATGCGTGGCCGGAATCCCTTATAAATGGGTAGTACATCAGCCATTTTTCTGCCAGTTCCTGGCTGTTTTTAGTCGGGATGCTACGCTGGAGGCTCGCCCGTTTTTTCAGCTATTGACCGATTCGTTTAGCTACGGGTCAATTTATAGTATACGCCAGCCAACTCATGAACTAAGCAGTTTCGATAGGGTTCGGCAATCATCTACGCACGTTTTGCGGTTGACACCTGATTATAAGGCTGTCTATAGCCAGTATTCACGCGATCGTAAAATGAATTTACATCGGGCGGAGGCCGCTAACTGGATATTTGTAGAGTCGTCGGACCCGGAGCCACTTCTAGAGTTATTCAGGCGACATCATGCCCGGCTAATAGATGGAGGAGTTCCTGCCTGGGCTTATGACATACTCAGAAATCTTTCGCGTGAACTGATTCAGCGCAATTGCGGACACATTCGATACGCTGTCCGTGGTGGGCATATCGAAGCGGGGGCCCTATTTGTTCAGGAAGGAGGCCGGATTATTTATCTTTTCAACGCAGCATCGGAAGCTGGCCGAAAAGGCAATGCCCGCACGCTGCTGATTGATCGGATGATTCAGGACAATATAGATAGCAGGCAGGAGGCAACCCCATGGCTACTTGATTTTGAAAGTCCGGAGAAATCATCCGTACGAAATTTTTATCGGAGCTTTGGGGCTATTGAGCAATCTTTCCAGTTGGTACACTGGAACCATTTACACCAGCTTGAGCAGATGGCTGCAGCTGTTCGTCAATTCGTAAAGAGTATTGTCTGTGACATAGTTAGGGCGAAGCTTAAATGA
- the dnaA gene encoding chromosomal replication initiator protein DnaA, which yields MQREVTTVWNRCLNVIREIVPEQSFNTWFEPIVPLRLNGNVLTIQVPSEFFYEWLEENFVHALRKALDTAIGPTGQLEYSIIVDKGNEQNRPLTVNVPTTKSPQTAKPDNVNPDILKSPFQLKDLDSLTLDSYLNPSYTFENYVEGDCNRLARSAGYAVAERPGVTSFNPLMIYGGVGLGKTHLVQAIGNYIKNNSHNKFVLYVTSEKFTNQFLNAVRTDGIRDFTSFYMQVDVLVIDDVQFLQKKEKTQEIFFHIFNHLHQSGKQIIMTSDRAPRALDGLEDRLLSRFKWGLSADLQTPDLETRIAIIQKKLQTEGIYIDDNVIEYLAHSVNTNVRELEGVIVSLMAQASLNRRDIDLELAKQTLRNIVVDSDREVTIDSVQEAVADYFNVTIADLKAKSRKRELVHPRQVAMYLAKEKTDLSLKSIGYHFGGRDHSTVIHAVQTISDLVAKHAETRDMIEKLKSQFK from the coding sequence ATGCAGCGTGAAGTAACGACGGTGTGGAATCGCTGTCTGAACGTTATTCGGGAAATTGTTCCCGAACAAAGTTTTAATACCTGGTTTGAACCCATTGTACCTTTACGGCTCAATGGCAATGTTCTGACCATTCAGGTGCCCAGCGAGTTCTTTTACGAATGGCTGGAAGAGAATTTCGTGCATGCGCTTCGTAAGGCGCTCGATACAGCCATTGGGCCGACAGGTCAGTTGGAGTATTCGATTATTGTCGATAAGGGGAATGAGCAGAATCGACCGCTAACGGTTAATGTGCCTACTACCAAAAGTCCACAAACAGCCAAGCCCGATAACGTCAACCCCGATATTCTTAAGAGCCCGTTCCAGCTTAAAGACCTTGATTCGCTTACGCTCGATTCGTACCTGAATCCGAGTTATACCTTCGAGAATTATGTGGAGGGCGACTGTAATCGGCTGGCGCGCTCGGCTGGTTACGCAGTGGCTGAACGCCCTGGGGTTACTTCTTTTAATCCGCTGATGATTTATGGTGGAGTAGGGCTGGGCAAAACTCATCTGGTACAGGCCATTGGGAATTATATCAAGAATAACAGCCATAATAAATTTGTGCTGTACGTTACGTCGGAGAAGTTTACGAACCAGTTTCTGAATGCAGTACGGACTGATGGTATTCGTGATTTTACGTCATTCTACATGCAGGTCGATGTGCTGGTGATCGACGATGTGCAGTTCTTGCAGAAGAAAGAAAAAACCCAGGAGATTTTCTTCCATATCTTTAATCACCTGCATCAGTCCGGTAAGCAGATTATCATGACGTCGGACCGGGCTCCTCGAGCGCTGGATGGGCTGGAAGATCGATTGCTTTCCCGCTTCAAATGGGGGCTTTCGGCCGATTTGCAAACACCTGACCTGGAAACCCGTATTGCTATTATCCAGAAAAAGCTTCAGACAGAAGGTATTTATATCGACGATAACGTGATTGAGTACCTGGCACATAGTGTCAATACCAATGTGCGTGAGCTGGAAGGGGTTATTGTGTCGCTGATGGCACAGGCTTCTCTGAATCGGCGCGATATTGATCTTGAGTTAGCCAAGCAGACGCTACGCAATATCGTTGTCGACTCAGACCGGGAAGTAACCATCGACTCGGTACAGGAAGCGGTTGCCGATTATTTTAACGTGACCATTGCCGACCTGAAAGCGAAAAGCCGGAAGCGTGAGCTTGTGCATCCACGTCAGGTGGCTATGTATCTGGCTAAAGAAAAAACCGATCTGTCGCTTAAGTCTATTGGGTATCATTTTGGTGGCCGCGACCATAGTACGGTAATTCATGCCGTTCAAACCATCAGTGATTTGGTGGCCAAACATGCTGAAACCCGCGATATGATCGAAAAACTGAAATCTCAGTTTAAATAA
- a CDS encoding methylmalonyl-CoA mutase family protein, translating to MDSFFSSSFPPADHSAWLAQVRRELKDAGAYESLRWHTDEGFTLEPYYTADDLNQLPLSLIQGAQKQKPGWINAPVYTGSDEKTTNVVLKDILTKGAEGLVVRLSGKPDLPQLLNGIKLAETPVYFEFQSEITSQEIVDAIQSLKIIAPYQLKGGILTDTGEATDAITHLTADSPQFYTVGVSTHAFHNAGATATQELAFTLASLADRFDQLTDAGLPIEQLTQKLILSVSVGTNYFVEIAKLRALRVLIQRFLRYYQKAATTDPIQIHARTSTFYDSTATIYTNLIRATTEAMAAIIGGCDVLSIHAYDAVLNQPSEFSERIARNVSILLNEESHVGKVADPSAGSYYIENLTHHLAETAWALFITIEKRGGLTKAMADGYIQDELERSYQTKVKAIKNGSVLVGVNKFRFDEPTTQPHSIRTKGMGVTEKRLAEPFE from the coding sequence ATGGACTCTTTTTTTTCATCATCTTTCCCCCCGGCCGACCACTCCGCCTGGCTGGCACAAGTTCGGCGGGAGCTTAAAGACGCTGGCGCCTACGAAAGTCTACGCTGGCATACCGACGAAGGGTTTACGCTGGAACCGTATTATACTGCCGATGATCTGAACCAATTGCCGCTCAGTCTGATTCAGGGCGCCCAGAAGCAGAAACCTGGCTGGATTAATGCACCTGTATACACTGGCTCGGATGAAAAAACGACAAATGTGGTTCTTAAAGACATACTTACCAAAGGAGCCGAAGGCCTGGTTGTTCGGTTATCAGGAAAGCCCGACTTACCGCAATTGCTAAATGGTATCAAGTTGGCCGAAACGCCTGTTTATTTTGAGTTTCAGTCAGAAATTACTTCACAAGAAATTGTCGATGCTATCCAAAGCTTGAAAATCATTGCTCCTTACCAACTCAAAGGAGGTATATTGACCGATACCGGGGAAGCTACCGATGCAATTACGCATTTAACTGCCGATTCTCCACAATTCTATACGGTTGGGGTTAGTACTCACGCTTTTCATAATGCAGGTGCTACAGCCACACAGGAACTGGCGTTCACGCTGGCTTCGCTGGCTGACCGATTCGACCAACTCACCGATGCAGGCTTACCGATTGAACAACTGACTCAAAAACTGATTCTCTCCGTTTCAGTCGGGACCAACTATTTTGTAGAGATAGCCAAATTGCGGGCATTACGAGTGCTCATACAACGTTTTTTACGGTATTATCAGAAAGCGGCTACGACCGATCCAATTCAGATTCATGCCCGAACCTCCACATTTTACGATTCTACGGCAACCATCTACACCAACCTGATACGAGCAACTACCGAAGCGATGGCAGCCATCATCGGTGGGTGCGATGTCCTAAGTATTCACGCATATGATGCCGTTCTGAACCAGCCCAGCGAATTTTCGGAACGAATTGCCCGTAATGTATCGATCCTGTTGAACGAAGAATCACATGTAGGCAAAGTAGCCGATCCGTCAGCCGGATCGTATTACATTGAAAATCTGACGCACCATCTAGCCGAAACGGCCTGGGCGCTTTTTATAACTATAGAAAAGCGTGGTGGTTTGACCAAAGCAATGGCCGATGGCTATATACAGGACGAGCTGGAACGATCGTACCAAACTAAAGTCAAAGCGATTAAAAATGGAAGCGTATTGGTAGGGGTCAACAAATTCCGTTTTGACGAGCCAACGACCCAACCTCATAGCATTCGTACTAAAGGCATGGGAGTAACTGAAAAAAGACTGGCCGAACCTTTTGAGTAA